The following proteins are co-located in the Candidatus Nanopelagicales bacterium genome:
- a CDS encoding HAD-IIA family hydrolase has product MLSSAALVQSYDSLLLDLDGVVYIGADPVPQAVATISAVQQSGRRVCYVTNNAARPPGEVADHLIALGLQASASDVVTSAQAGAQLVAAQTPRGSAVLAVGGPGVAAALTEAGFVVVDAISDPLPDTGDDVAAVMQGFGTEVGWRALARASFAIARGIPWIATNTDLTIPVSGGVAPGNGTLVHAVAMATGRTPEVAGKPFPPLLLRASEMSQGLRPLVVGDRLDTDIEGACNAKMSSLLVLTGVSRALDLWRAPATARPQHLARDLSDLLRPALKVHLADGRTTSGPASARITGSHLDLDVAEDPVGAIWAAAHAIWAADAEPDNAVELAASLDEML; this is encoded by the coding sequence GTGCTCTCCTCAGCCGCCCTGGTCCAAAGCTACGACTCTCTGCTGTTGGATCTCGACGGTGTCGTCTATATCGGCGCTGACCCCGTCCCGCAGGCCGTCGCCACGATCAGCGCTGTCCAGCAGTCCGGTCGGCGTGTCTGCTATGTCACGAACAACGCGGCCCGACCCCCGGGCGAGGTCGCGGACCATCTGATCGCCTTGGGGCTGCAGGCCTCCGCGTCAGACGTCGTGACCTCAGCTCAAGCCGGCGCCCAACTCGTCGCAGCCCAAACCCCACGTGGCTCGGCAGTTCTGGCGGTCGGCGGCCCAGGAGTGGCCGCGGCGCTCACCGAGGCCGGTTTCGTCGTGGTGGATGCCATCTCGGACCCACTTCCCGATACCGGAGACGATGTCGCTGCCGTGATGCAGGGATTCGGTACCGAGGTCGGCTGGCGTGCATTGGCCCGCGCCTCGTTCGCCATTGCGCGCGGAATCCCGTGGATCGCGACCAACACAGATCTCACGATTCCTGTCTCCGGTGGTGTGGCGCCGGGAAACGGCACCCTCGTGCATGCCGTCGCGATGGCGACGGGGCGCACGCCAGAGGTGGCCGGCAAGCCGTTCCCGCCGCTTCTATTGCGAGCCTCCGAGATGTCGCAGGGGTTGCGGCCTCTGGTCGTCGGTGATCGATTGGACACCGACATCGAGGGAGCCTGCAACGCCAAGATGTCATCGTTGCTCGTCCTGACGGGAGTGTCGCGGGCGCTGGACCTGTGGCGGGCGCCGGCCACCGCTCGACCACAGCATCTCGCCCGTGACCTGTCCGACCTGCTTCGTCCCGCGCTGAAAGTTCATCTCGCCGACGGCCGGACCACCTCCGGCCCGGCGAGTGCCCGGATCACCGGGTCGCACCTCGACCTTGACGTCGCCGAGGATCCCGTAGGCGCGATCTGGGCGGCCGCGCACGCGATCTGGGCGGCGGATGCCGAACCGGACAATGCAGTGGAGCTGGCCGCCTCGCTCGACGAGATGCTCTGA
- a CDS encoding hotdog fold thioesterase, with product MPDTDPEALAWMRRHMGELATTMRIELTRADQEQVTADMPVAGNRQPYGLLHGGANAVLAETVGSIHAALLAPEGKVPVGVELSCTHHRSAREGQVHASCRPISVGRTLATMAISVTDDGGRLCCTARLTCLFRELPS from the coding sequence GTGCCTGACACCGACCCGGAAGCCCTTGCCTGGATGCGCCGCCACATGGGTGAGCTGGCGACCACGATGAGGATCGAACTGACCCGCGCTGATCAGGAACAGGTGACAGCGGACATGCCCGTTGCCGGGAACCGACAGCCTTACGGCCTGCTGCACGGTGGGGCGAACGCGGTCCTGGCCGAAACCGTCGGATCGATCCACGCCGCCTTGCTGGCGCCGGAAGGGAAGGTCCCGGTCGGTGTCGAGTTGTCGTGCACCCACCACCGTTCGGCTCGCGAGGGGCAGGTGCACGCTTCCTGCCGCCCGATCAGCGTGGGTCGCACGCTGGCGACGATGGCGATCTCCGTGACCGACGACGGAGGGCGGCTGTGCTGCACAGCTCGACTGACGTGCCTGTTTCGGGAGTTGCCGAGCTGA
- the polA gene encoding DNA polymerase I, whose product MTQDRLLLLDGHSLAYRAFFALPVENFSTTTGQPTNAVYGFTAMLINTLRDENPTHIAVAFDVSRETFRREQFAEYKGNRSASPPEFSGQVDLIAEVLDALGITSIRLAGYEADDIIATLAKQATQRGTEVLILSGDRDALQLVDPQVTVLYPRKGVSDLARMTPDAVQQKYNVPPALYPDLAAIVGESSDNLPGVPGVGPGYASKWLNQYGSLDGVVDHANEITGKKGEALRAHLSQVLLNRQINELVSDLQLPDTIDDLKRTPIDRTRVHEVFDALQFRVLRDRLFEQLEAEVAPAGVQFDTQVTTLAPGTVRSWLFDAGPQAGLAFAGRWGRGTGDLWSLAIAMSDAVAWIDLGTTTDDDDLALADWLADSDRTKIGHDVKGPLLALAARGWDLNGLVMDTALAAYLALPGQRSFDLADLCARFLGRDLATSSGPDDQLTFDGTDTADAVQLGIAARATQDLAAVLAEQLRERSGLDLLTDVELPLQGVLATMERTGISVDLPHLEALESEFAEQVRAAEAEAHELAGRPFNLGSPKQLQEILFVERGLPKTKRIKTGYTTDADALQSLYAKTDDPLLAKLLRWRDVSRLRQTVAGLIPLADADARIHTTFNQTVAATGRLSSVDPNLQNIPIRTDAGRRIRQGFVVTDGYDCLLTADYSQIEMRIMAHLSGDTALISALTSGEDLHTSVAAQVFDVAADEVDPEKRRRIKAMSYGLAYGLSAYGLSAQLGIDTGEAKTLMDTYFERFGGIRDYLADVVEQARMTGFTETMLGRRRYLPDLTSDNRQRREMAERMALNAPIQGSAADIIKVAMIRVAHALKDSALSSRLLLQVHDELVLEVAPGERQEVTALVREHMSGAAQLAVPLVVSTGHGPNWDAAAH is encoded by the coding sequence ATGACCCAGGACCGACTGCTGCTGCTTGACGGGCACTCACTGGCCTACCGCGCATTCTTCGCGCTTCCGGTCGAGAACTTCTCTACCACGACCGGTCAGCCCACCAACGCGGTGTACGGGTTCACAGCGATGCTGATCAATACCTTGCGGGACGAGAACCCGACGCACATCGCGGTCGCGTTCGACGTGTCGCGCGAGACCTTCCGTCGCGAGCAGTTCGCCGAGTACAAGGGCAACCGAAGCGCTTCCCCTCCGGAGTTCTCCGGTCAGGTGGACTTGATCGCCGAGGTCCTGGACGCACTGGGCATCACGTCGATTCGGCTGGCGGGCTACGAGGCCGATGACATCATCGCGACTCTTGCCAAGCAGGCCACGCAACGGGGGACGGAGGTGTTGATCCTGTCCGGTGACCGGGACGCCCTGCAACTCGTCGATCCCCAAGTCACTGTGCTCTACCCGCGCAAAGGGGTCTCCGATCTGGCGCGCATGACCCCGGACGCGGTCCAGCAGAAGTACAACGTCCCCCCGGCGCTCTATCCCGACCTCGCGGCCATCGTGGGGGAGTCGTCCGACAACCTCCCCGGAGTCCCGGGCGTGGGCCCCGGGTATGCCTCCAAATGGTTGAACCAGTACGGGTCACTCGACGGCGTCGTCGATCACGCCAACGAGATCACCGGGAAGAAGGGCGAAGCGCTGCGCGCCCACCTGTCACAGGTTCTCTTGAACCGACAGATCAACGAACTCGTGAGCGATCTGCAACTCCCCGACACCATTGACGACCTGAAGCGGACTCCCATCGATCGGACCCGCGTCCATGAGGTGTTCGACGCGCTGCAGTTCCGAGTTCTGCGGGACCGCTTGTTCGAGCAGCTGGAGGCCGAGGTTGCCCCAGCGGGTGTGCAGTTCGACACGCAGGTGACGACCCTGGCGCCGGGCACAGTCCGCTCCTGGCTCTTCGATGCAGGACCGCAGGCGGGCCTCGCGTTCGCGGGGCGCTGGGGCCGAGGTACGGGCGACCTGTGGTCGCTTGCCATTGCCATGAGCGACGCCGTCGCCTGGATCGATCTGGGAACCACGACCGACGACGACGACCTCGCGTTGGCGGACTGGCTGGCGGATTCCGATCGCACCAAGATCGGGCACGATGTGAAGGGACCTCTCCTCGCGCTCGCTGCTCGAGGATGGGATTTGAACGGGCTCGTGATGGACACCGCGCTCGCGGCCTACCTGGCGTTGCCCGGCCAACGGTCCTTCGATCTGGCGGACCTGTGCGCCCGGTTCCTGGGACGGGATCTGGCGACATCATCCGGACCTGACGATCAACTCACCTTCGACGGAACCGACACCGCCGATGCCGTTCAGTTGGGCATCGCTGCCCGAGCGACCCAGGATCTGGCGGCGGTACTTGCCGAGCAGCTGAGGGAACGCTCGGGTCTGGATCTGCTCACCGACGTCGAGCTCCCTCTTCAAGGAGTCCTGGCCACTATGGAGCGGACCGGGATCAGCGTCGATCTTCCGCATCTCGAGGCCCTGGAAAGTGAGTTCGCCGAGCAAGTCCGGGCCGCAGAAGCGGAAGCGCACGAGTTGGCCGGGCGACCATTCAACCTGGGAAGTCCGAAGCAACTGCAGGAGATTCTCTTCGTCGAACGTGGCCTTCCCAAGACGAAGCGGATCAAGACCGGCTACACGACCGACGCGGATGCGTTGCAGAGCCTGTATGCCAAGACCGATGATCCGTTGTTGGCGAAGCTGTTGCGGTGGCGCGACGTCAGCAGACTGCGCCAAACCGTCGCCGGCCTGATCCCCCTCGCCGATGCCGATGCTCGTATCCACACCACGTTCAACCAGACGGTTGCCGCGACCGGGCGACTGTCCAGTGTCGATCCGAACCTGCAGAACATCCCCATTCGCACCGATGCCGGCCGACGGATCCGCCAAGGTTTCGTCGTCACCGATGGTTACGACTGCCTGCTGACTGCCGACTACAGCCAGATCGAGATGCGCATCATGGCCCACCTCTCGGGCGATACCGCGCTCATCTCGGCGCTGACGTCCGGTGAAGACCTGCATACTTCGGTTGCCGCTCAGGTATTCGATGTGGCGGCGGATGAGGTTGACCCCGAAAAGCGCCGCCGGATCAAAGCGATGTCCTACGGGCTCGCCTACGGCCTTTCCGCCTATGGGTTATCCGCTCAACTGGGCATCGACACGGGCGAAGCCAAGACCCTGATGGACACGTACTTCGAGCGGTTCGGCGGCATCCGTGACTACCTCGCCGATGTCGTCGAGCAGGCGCGGATGACCGGCTTCACGGAGACGATGTTGGGCCGACGTCGTTACCTTCCCGACCTGACCAGTGACAACCGGCAGCGAAGAGAGATGGCGGAGCGGATGGCATTGAACGCGCCTATCCAGGGATCTGCCGCGGACATCATCAAGGTGGCCATGATCCGGGTAGCGCACGCCCTGAAGGATTCGGCGCTGAGCAGCCGCCTGTTGCTTCAGGTGCACGATGAGCTCGTGCTCGAGGTGGCGCCCGGGGAGCGACAAGAGGTCACCGCCCTCGTGCGCGAGCACATGTCCGGTGCAGCTCAACTCGCGGTGCCCTTGGTGGTGAGCACAGGCCACGGCCCCAATTGGGATGCCGCTGCCCACTGA
- a CDS encoding ROK family protein: MTSPLVAGVDLGGTNISAVVLGPGDAILGADRRPTPRRAGPDEVPATIAASVHAAIATAGCDPRDVVAVGIGCPGQVDRAAGTIGNATILPDLPDAFPLAEVVSSHLSRPVLIDNDVRLAVAAELQAGAGSNFPSFLGVFLGTGVGAGLVLDGRLWHGRGNAGEFGHMVVEMDGRECVCGRRGCVEAYCGRAAMEREARARAADGRTTALFDMMEFSDRDRLTSSVWVQAVAADDSLAVSLVTEAQRALGAGLASVANLLDLDGFILGGGLATQLGEPFLAGVKEEMLARVLAGRPPEIRMTALADLSGSVGAAMLAREAV, translated from the coding sequence GTGACGAGTCCATTGGTGGCCGGGGTCGACCTTGGTGGCACCAACATCAGCGCCGTCGTCCTGGGGCCGGGCGACGCCATACTCGGGGCTGACCGTCGTCCCACGCCACGCCGTGCCGGACCAGATGAAGTACCCGCCACCATCGCCGCCTCCGTGCATGCGGCCATTGCCACCGCGGGCTGCGACCCCAGGGACGTGGTGGCCGTCGGAATCGGATGTCCCGGTCAGGTCGACCGCGCCGCTGGCACCATCGGCAATGCGACCATCCTGCCGGACCTTCCGGATGCGTTCCCTTTGGCCGAGGTCGTGAGCAGCCACTTGTCCCGACCCGTGCTCATCGACAACGATGTCCGGCTCGCTGTCGCCGCGGAGTTGCAGGCGGGTGCCGGCAGCAACTTCCCCTCATTCCTCGGAGTGTTCCTCGGGACCGGCGTCGGCGCCGGACTCGTCCTGGATGGCCGGCTGTGGCACGGCCGGGGAAACGCCGGTGAGTTCGGCCACATGGTCGTCGAAATGGATGGCCGGGAATGTGTCTGCGGCCGACGCGGCTGTGTCGAGGCCTACTGCGGCCGCGCCGCCATGGAACGTGAAGCCCGGGCGCGGGCGGCTGACGGCCGCACGACAGCGCTGTTCGACATGATGGAGTTCAGCGATCGTGATCGCTTGACCAGCAGTGTCTGGGTGCAGGCAGTCGCTGCCGATGATTCCCTGGCGGTATCGCTCGTGACTGAGGCACAGCGTGCCTTGGGGGCGGGGTTGGCATCCGTCGCGAATCTGCTGGACCTCGACGGGTTCATTCTCGGTGGGGGTTTGGCGACCCAACTGGGGGAGCCATTCCTCGCTGGGGTCAAGGAGGAGATGTTGGCCCGCGTTTTGGCGGGGCGGCCACCCGAGATCCGCATGACGGCGCTGGCTGATCTCAGCGGGTCGGTGGGTGCCGCCATGCTTGCGCGGGAGGCGGTTTGA
- the coaE gene encoding dephospho-CoA kinase, with the protein MTDPAAGAPVTKIALTGGIGSGKSTVARLLAERGALVVDADQVARDLVAPGRPALAQIIAEFGDGVVLPDGALDRSGLAAIVFGDEQRLAALNAIMLPRIAGETEAMLAQAPPGSVVVYDMPLLVEQGLQSGWDHVVVVEAPLPIRLARLARDRGMTDPEARARMAAQATDEQRRAVADTLIVNDGDLRELQDAVTALWQALATKAARLRQVREDLR; encoded by the coding sequence GTGACCGATCCCGCTGCCGGGGCTCCTGTCACGAAGATCGCCCTGACCGGGGGGATCGGATCGGGGAAGTCCACCGTGGCGCGCCTCCTCGCCGAGCGTGGCGCCCTGGTGGTGGATGCCGACCAGGTCGCCCGAGATCTCGTCGCACCCGGCCGACCGGCGCTGGCGCAGATCATCGCCGAGTTCGGCGACGGCGTCGTGTTGCCCGACGGCGCACTCGATCGGTCGGGCCTGGCGGCGATCGTGTTCGGTGATGAGCAGCGTTTGGCCGCCCTCAACGCGATCATGTTGCCGCGCATCGCGGGCGAGACCGAGGCCATGCTGGCCCAGGCGCCACCGGGCAGCGTCGTCGTATACGACATGCCGCTTCTGGTCGAGCAGGGCCTGCAGTCCGGCTGGGATCACGTTGTGGTGGTCGAGGCGCCGCTGCCCATACGGCTGGCGCGGCTGGCCCGCGATAGGGGAATGACCGACCCCGAGGCGCGCGCCCGCATGGCCGCCCAGGCAACCGACGAGCAGCGCCGCGCCGTGGCGGACACGCTCATTGTGAACGACGGTGACTTGCGGGAACTCCAGGACGCCGTGACTGCCCTGTGGCAGGCGCTGGCGACCAAGGCGGCCCGGCTGAGGCAGGTGCGCGAGGATCTTCGGTGA
- a CDS encoding class I adenylate-forming enzyme family protein: MIVLTATDAHDRSINFARALTERGVRPGSRVAIVTPEQDPESRIPQGQAATVTLVLAILRMGAVPVMINALLTEAERDYIVSDARAALVITGADAMVTLEKEGSGPVPELADHPLGRPMHYTSGTTGRPKGVYAPLSESEARDWWLDEQQQWGFCESDLTLVHSPLCHSAPLRFALATIGAGGAVALAGRFDPTRISRAIQHLRPTTAFTVPTQLNLLIRRPGGLPRSTYRLLAHAGSSCPPSVKRAVHAWVGADRVWEFYGSTEGQFTSCRGTEWERHEGTVGRARPGRTITVDSDGTIWCEPPSFGRFEYWDDPQRTSQAWRVTPTGRAFTVGDVGHRDNEGYVYLNGRREDLIISGGVNVYPAEVEQVLSQCPGVHEVAVYAQPSDRWGQTVCVAYVGGATESDLRQWATANLAAFKRPKVWTRVQHLPRNTMGKVRYQDLPGRE, from the coding sequence ATGATCGTGCTGACAGCTACCGACGCTCACGATCGATCCATAAATTTCGCTCGGGCCCTGACGGAACGTGGCGTGCGACCCGGATCGCGGGTGGCCATCGTGACCCCCGAGCAAGATCCGGAGTCGCGCATCCCTCAGGGCCAGGCGGCCACTGTCACTTTGGTTCTCGCCATCCTCCGCATGGGCGCGGTCCCGGTGATGATCAATGCGCTACTGACCGAAGCCGAACGTGACTACATCGTCTCGGACGCACGCGCTGCACTGGTGATCACCGGCGCTGACGCGATGGTCACCCTCGAGAAGGAGGGGTCAGGTCCGGTTCCGGAGCTTGCCGATCATCCGTTGGGGCGACCGATGCACTACACATCGGGCACCACCGGACGACCCAAAGGGGTCTACGCACCGTTGTCTGAGAGTGAGGCTCGGGATTGGTGGCTCGACGAGCAGCAGCAGTGGGGTTTCTGCGAATCAGACCTCACCCTGGTCCACTCTCCTCTGTGCCACTCGGCTCCCTTGCGATTCGCATTGGCGACCATTGGGGCGGGCGGTGCGGTGGCGCTTGCCGGCCGGTTCGATCCAACTCGAATATCACGCGCGATCCAGCACCTGCGGCCGACCACCGCGTTCACGGTCCCCACGCAATTGAATCTGCTGATCCGACGACCCGGCGGCCTGCCGCGCTCGACCTATCGACTCCTGGCGCATGCCGGCTCATCCTGCCCGCCCTCCGTCAAAAGAGCCGTGCACGCATGGGTCGGCGCCGACCGGGTGTGGGAGTTCTACGGCTCCACGGAAGGCCAGTTCACCTCGTGTCGTGGCACCGAATGGGAACGTCATGAGGGAACAGTCGGTCGAGCTCGTCCGGGGCGCACCATCACCGTGGATTCGGACGGCACCATCTGGTGCGAACCGCCCAGCTTCGGGCGTTTCGAGTACTGGGACGACCCTCAGAGGACCAGTCAGGCATGGCGAGTGACGCCCACAGGCCGCGCGTTCACGGTCGGCGATGTCGGCCATCGCGACAACGAAGGGTATGTGTACCTGAACGGGCGCCGGGAGGACCTCATCATCAGCGGAGGTGTGAACGTCTACCCCGCCGAAGTCGAGCAGGTGCTGTCACAGTGTCCGGGAGTCCACGAGGTGGCCGTGTACGCCCAGCCCAGCGACCGGTGGGGCCAGACAGTCTGCGTCGCCTATGTGGGTGGCGCCACGGAATCCGACCTTCGGCAGTGGGCCACGGCCAACCTGGCCGCCTTCAAGCGCCCCAAAGTCTGGACAAGAGTTCAGCATCTGCCGCGCAACACGATGGGCAAAGTCCGGTACCAGGATCTGCCGGGACGGGAATAG
- a CDS encoding isochorismatase family cysteine hydrolase has translation MTGKDFTERSRPFLEYLDHWYSGLAPMELSGLIAADPDKVAVFCVDMINGFTTEGTLASPRVASHTVNIADLFRSAYEQGVRQFVLPQDSHSDDAEEFATYPPHARTGTHEAETVPEIASLPFADIYTVIPKNSLSQAIGTNLDRWLNAHPDVRTAIVVGDCSDLCLYQLAMYLRLRANQFDERDRRIIVPANGVDTYGTSLHRAHQFHIDPHPGDFYHYVFLNHLHLNGVEVVASMT, from the coding sequence ATGACCGGCAAAGACTTCACGGAACGGTCACGGCCGTTCCTGGAATATCTGGACCACTGGTATTCGGGCCTGGCCCCGATGGAACTGTCGGGTCTCATCGCCGCCGATCCAGACAAGGTGGCGGTTTTCTGCGTAGACATGATCAACGGCTTCACAACCGAAGGCACTCTCGCCTCGCCTCGAGTTGCGAGCCACACCGTCAACATCGCCGACTTGTTCCGCTCTGCCTACGAGCAAGGGGTTCGTCAGTTCGTGCTTCCCCAGGACAGCCACTCCGATGACGCGGAGGAGTTCGCGACTTACCCCCCACACGCCCGGACCGGGACCCATGAAGCCGAGACCGTACCCGAGATTGCCTCCCTACCGTTCGCGGACATCTACACCGTCATCCCGAAGAACTCCTTGAGCCAGGCCATCGGGACGAATCTGGACCGATGGCTAAACGCTCACCCCGACGTTCGAACGGCCATCGTCGTCGGAGACTGCTCCGACCTGTGTCTGTACCAACTCGCCATGTACCTGCGCCTGCGGGCCAACCAGTTCGATGAGCGGGACCGCCGCATCATCGTGCCCGCCAATGGTGTCGACACCTATGGAACCAGCCTGCACCGCGCACACCAGTTCCACATCGATCCCCACCCCGGGGACTTCTACCACTACGTGTTCCTCAACCATCTGCACCTCAACGGCGTCGAGGTCGTCGCCTCTATGACATGA
- a CDS encoding COX15/CtaA family protein, translated as MARLASARPIPTAARWLSLATTVTAFFLIVFGSHVRVTESGMGCPDWPLCYGQAGPILEFHALMEQGHRYVAGLVSLLVCTTAAVMFWYRRSRPATLRPALFTLAMLVVQVLLGAVTVFAGNGSPTVALHLVAGLTLLGGSWVTTLCAFVPKVRAPGPRLAIIGWVAVTSVVLLLIAGSVIVDSGSEGLCASIPFCPVGNSTGQTLVHMVHRGMALLAAVAVWSFALHAWRHWSTVPRARAMAVVASALILGNAGIGTASALLMAPPALADLHLAGAAGVMLSVVGLAVIGWLAGADSPMQDGQVDGPSDRTRGGSSSSAPLRVRDMLVGAGTAVILMAVGYGLVGQQPGVGFGTLAAAEPVQVTVAPTGHTTTVDVVIEGMRFIPGALEVPAGDQLVLNVANTGDRAHDLVLELGPRTTRLAPGESQVVDVGVVSESLTGWCSVAGHRSMGMTLSINVIGGSTAEGAHHPPAVGVTPPDTTGASMSGGVDLMAEPGPEFSPREPTLPRPGANRVHRVRLVVTETEQEVAPGVRQTRWTFGGAAPGPVLRGRVGDRFVVTLVNDGTIGHSIDFHAGALAPDRPMRTIEPGQKLKYKFTATKSGIWMYHCSTMPMSMHIANGMFGAVVIDPVDLPAVDREFLLVQSEFYLGEGSDLADADKIAAQRPDLLAFNGYPMQYDHHPLHARAGERVRFWVLDAGPNRPSAFHVVGGQFDTVWQEGAYSLRRGSGGSQVLALQPAQGGFVELEVPEPGNYPFVSHIMSDAERGAHGRLMVGGKG; from the coding sequence GTGGCTCGGCTGGCGAGCGCCCGACCGATTCCCACGGCGGCTCGTTGGCTTTCCTTGGCGACGACTGTCACCGCGTTCTTCCTGATCGTCTTCGGTAGTCATGTCCGGGTCACTGAGTCCGGGATGGGCTGTCCCGATTGGCCGTTGTGTTACGGGCAGGCTGGGCCGATTCTGGAGTTCCACGCCCTGATGGAGCAAGGCCATCGATACGTGGCGGGTCTGGTGTCGCTTCTTGTCTGTACGACTGCGGCTGTCATGTTCTGGTACCGGCGATCACGGCCCGCGACCCTACGTCCGGCTCTGTTCACCCTGGCCATGCTGGTGGTTCAGGTGCTGCTGGGAGCCGTGACGGTGTTCGCCGGCAACGGGTCCCCGACTGTCGCGTTGCACCTCGTCGCTGGGCTCACATTGCTGGGTGGGTCGTGGGTGACGACGCTCTGCGCCTTCGTTCCCAAGGTCCGCGCTCCGGGCCCCCGACTCGCGATCATCGGGTGGGTCGCCGTCACATCGGTGGTGCTGCTCCTGATCGCCGGATCGGTGATCGTCGACTCAGGCTCCGAGGGGCTGTGCGCGAGCATTCCGTTCTGTCCCGTCGGCAATTCGACCGGACAGACTCTGGTGCACATGGTCCATCGCGGCATGGCGTTGCTCGCGGCCGTCGCTGTCTGGAGTTTCGCGCTGCATGCGTGGCGCCACTGGTCGACAGTCCCCCGAGCCCGCGCGATGGCCGTGGTGGCCTCGGCCCTGATCCTCGGCAACGCCGGAATCGGGACTGCGTCCGCACTGCTGATGGCTCCCCCCGCGTTGGCGGATCTGCATCTCGCCGGAGCGGCGGGGGTCATGCTCAGCGTCGTCGGTCTTGCCGTCATCGGATGGCTGGCCGGTGCTGACTCGCCGATGCAGGACGGCCAAGTCGATGGTCCGTCCGATCGAACCCGTGGCGGGAGCTCGTCCTCTGCGCCGCTGCGCGTTCGCGACATGCTGGTGGGCGCGGGAACAGCTGTCATCCTCATGGCTGTCGGCTACGGTCTCGTCGGGCAGCAACCAGGGGTCGGCTTCGGGACTCTGGCGGCGGCGGAACCGGTCCAGGTGACGGTTGCTCCGACCGGTCACACAACGACGGTCGATGTGGTCATCGAAGGGATGAGATTCATCCCTGGAGCGCTCGAGGTTCCCGCGGGGGACCAGCTGGTGCTCAACGTGGCGAATACGGGCGACCGTGCCCATGACCTCGTCCTGGAGCTGGGGCCACGCACCACTCGATTGGCCCCGGGAGAGTCTCAGGTCGTCGATGTCGGAGTCGTGTCCGAATCCCTGACGGGGTGGTGCTCTGTCGCGGGGCACCGTTCCATGGGAATGACCTTGAGCATCAACGTGATCGGTGGGTCAACAGCTGAGGGTGCACATCACCCCCCAGCGGTCGGTGTGACGCCGCCGGATACCACTGGGGCAAGTATGTCCGGCGGAGTCGATCTGATGGCCGAGCCCGGTCCGGAGTTCTCCCCGCGGGAACCGACGCTGCCACGCCCCGGAGCGAATCGGGTGCACCGCGTGAGACTCGTGGTCACGGAGACGGAGCAAGAGGTCGCCCCCGGAGTCCGCCAAACGCGATGGACATTCGGTGGTGCCGCCCCTGGACCTGTACTACGAGGCCGCGTCGGTGATCGGTTCGTCGTGACGTTGGTCAACGATGGAACCATTGGGCACTCGATCGACTTTCACGCCGGAGCTTTGGCGCCCGACCGGCCCATGCGGACGATCGAGCCCGGTCAGAAACTCAAGTACAAGTTCACCGCCACCAAATCCGGCATCTGGATGTATCACTGCTCCACCATGCCGATGTCGATGCACATCGCCAACGGGATGTTCGGCGCGGTTGTCATAGATCCGGTCGATCTGCCCGCCGTGGATCGCGAGTTCCTCCTGGTGCAATCCGAGTTCTACCTCGGCGAGGGCAGCGATCTTGCCGACGCCGACAAGATCGCGGCGCAGCGACCCGACCTCCTCGCGTTCAACGGGTACCCGATGCAGTACGACCACCACCCCCTGCATGCGCGTGCGGGGGAGCGCGTACGTTTCTGGGTGCTCGATGCCGGCCCGAATCGACCCAGTGCCTTTCATGTCGTCGGTGGTCAGTTCGACACGGTCTGGCAGGAAGGGGCATACAGCCTGCGGCGGGGGTCGGGCGGCTCACAGGTGCTGGCCCTTCAACCCGCACAGGGTGGTTTCGTGGAACTGGAGGTTCCCGAACCGGGCAACTATCCCTTCGTGAGTCACATCATGTCGGATGCGGAACGAGGCGCACACGGACGTCTCATGGTCGGCGGCAAGGGCTGA